In the Sulfuricurvum kujiense DSM 16994 genome, one interval contains:
- a CDS encoding MotA/TolQ/ExbB proton channel family protein, whose translation MANPNEIKALIEYGVMTILLASLGAIIYLSIDRFSNFRFIVGQLMKFGNKTELEIELNRKMTLIYSISSNAVYIGLLGTVLGVMVTLSQIGSANQSGLIAALSLPLISTAASLVVAIIGTFFFNALQNEIDVVRMKWDVVHGHAAQTKVGLICKDKLVENEEVLDGSEDQI comes from the coding sequence ATGGCAAATCCTAACGAAATCAAAGCTCTCATTGAGTACGGCGTAATGACGATTCTTCTGGCGTCACTCGGTGCAATCATTTATCTTTCGATCGACAGATTTTCGAATTTCAGATTCATCGTCGGTCAGCTCATGAAGTTTGGCAATAAGACTGAACTGGAAATCGAGCTCAATCGAAAAATGACGCTGATCTATTCAATTAGTTCAAACGCAGTGTATATTGGTTTGCTTGGCACAGTGCTTGGGGTGATGGTCACTCTTTCTCAGATCGGTTCGGCGAATCAATCCGGGCTTATTGCTGCGCTATCGCTGCCACTTATCTCAACAGCCGCCTCGCTAGTCGTTGCGATCATCGGAACTTTCTTTTTTAACGCGCTACAAAACGAAATTGATGTAGTTCGGATGAAATGGGATGTAGTACACGGTCATGCTGCTCAAACGAAAGTGGGGCTGATCTGCAAAGATAAATTAGTCGAAAATGAAGAGGTGCTTGATGGCTCCGAAGATCAGATCTAA